The following coding sequences are from one uncultured Bacteroides sp. window:
- a CDS encoding GDSL-type esterase/lipase family protein — protein sequence MRKLFVLLFLMSFFLLHSSAQEARIKVACVGNSITFGAGIKDRENHTYPVMLGRMLGTEYEVKNFGFSARTLLNKGDRPYMKETMFQDALNYLPDVVVIKLGTNDTKPKNWRFKKDYPIDMETMVNAFRSLSSHPKVYLCYPAKAYAVQWGINDSIIVNEVIPMIDQIAKKMGLTVIDLHTPTEGMKELFPDNIHPNPKGAAVLAREVYKAITNRSVGTKVLFIGDSITDGNWGGGGSKSSAERNHWDQNHIFGSGYMYLCAAHYMGMYPERDYHFINRGISGNTLRDLNKRWKRDVIDEKPNVLSILIGTNDIDQVLSSNQKSFDFANWEHRYRSLIESSLKENPQLKLVLCSPFVFKSGSMFQKPNFALRDSLVRQAVRVVKKIASDYHATFLNYQQLFDELYYKYPAISDSYWIWDGIHPTPAGHEKMSETWIQSVGDF from the coding sequence ATGAGAAAATTATTTGTCTTGCTATTTCTTATGTCTTTTTTTCTGTTGCATTCATCAGCGCAAGAAGCTAGAATAAAAGTTGCTTGTGTGGGCAATAGCATTACTTTTGGCGCAGGCATTAAAGATCGTGAAAACCATACTTACCCGGTAATGCTTGGGCGTATGTTAGGTACTGAATATGAAGTGAAAAATTTCGGTTTTAGTGCGCGTACTCTCTTGAATAAGGGTGATCGTCCTTATATGAAAGAAACTATGTTTCAGGATGCTTTGAATTATCTGCCTGATGTTGTAGTGATAAAGTTAGGTACTAACGATACAAAACCAAAGAACTGGCGGTTTAAAAAAGATTATCCTATTGATATGGAAACGATGGTGAACGCTTTTCGTTCTCTTTCTTCTCATCCTAAGGTTTATTTATGCTATCCGGCAAAAGCTTATGCAGTGCAATGGGGAATAAATGACAGCATTATTGTGAATGAAGTTATTCCTATGATAGATCAGATTGCGAAAAAAATGGGGCTTACTGTTATTGATTTGCATACTCCTACTGAAGGAATGAAAGAGCTTTTCCCTGATAATATTCATCCAAATCCTAAAGGGGCTGCTGTGTTGGCTAGAGAGGTGTATAAAGCGATTACCAATCGAAGTGTTGGGACTAAAGTTTTGTTTATTGGAGATTCTATAACCGATGGCAATTGGGGCGGCGGCGGAAGTAAAAGTTCTGCTGAGCGCAATCATTGGGATCAGAACCATATCTTTGGAAGTGGGTATATGTATCTGTGTGCTGCTCATTATATGGGCATGTATCCAGAGCGAGATTATCATTTTATTAATCGTGGGATAAGTGGGAACACATTAAGGGATTTGAACAAACGCTGGAAAAGAGATGTGATAGATGAAAAACCGAATGTTCTGTCTATACTAATTGGCACGAATGATATTGATCAGGTTTTGAGTAGTAATCAGAAAAGCTTTGATTTTGCCAATTGGGAACATCGTTATCGTTCGTTAATAGAATCTTCTCTAAAAGAAAATCCTCAATTGAAATTAGTGTTATGCTCTCCTTTTGTTTTTAAGTCAGGTAGTATGTTTCAAAAGCCAAATTTTGCATTGCGGGATAGCTTAGTACGACAGGCTGTTAGAGTTGTGAAGAAAATAGCATCAGACTATCATGCTACCTTTCTGAACTACCAGCAACTTTTTGATGAGTTATATTACAAGTATCCTGCAATTTCTGACTCTTATTGGATTTGGGATGGAATTCATCCAACGCCGGCGGGGCACGAGAAGATGTCGGAAACCTGGATACAATCGGTTGGTGATTTTTAG